From the genome of Colletotrichum destructivum chromosome 10, complete sequence, one region includes:
- a CDS encoding Putative tyrosine-specific protein phosphatase produces the protein MTDLEPKVRIKLPSPPFHAIPGLPNFRDAGGYPINAQPGRILRPGVVFRSAEPSRLTDDGVACLQDLGITHVYDLRSAIELKRLALAGANCDVREWPGAQRVFVPVFRDQDYGPEAIALRYRNYSSNGTEGFTKAYTDILRTASEPDHPYDPFRTILSHLATTEAPSPFLVHCTAGKDRTGVICALILSLCGVSDEVVAHEYSLTDIGLQDRREEIVNHLLATDALKGNPEGARRMIGSPKESMLATLAKLREDYGSVEAYVQNRCRLSAEAVSQIRSNLTVDVADGFQVVDWVSHSKHLL, from the exons ATGACAGACCTAGAACCCAAGGTCAGGATCAAactgccgtcgccgcccttccATGCCATTCCAGGCCTCCCCAACttccgcgacgccggcggtTACCCTATCAATGCTCAGCCTGGCCGCATCCTCAGACCCGGCGTAGTCTTTCGCTCCGCGGAGCCCTCGCGTCTCACCGACGATGGCGTTGCTTGCCTCCAGGATCTCGGCATCACCCACGTATACGACCTCCGTTCCGCCATCGAGCTCAAGCGCCTCGCCCTGGCGGGGGCGAACTGCGATGTCCGCGAGTGGCCCGGTGCCCAGCGCGTCTTTGTCCCCGTCTTCCGGGACCAGGACTACGGGCCCGAGGCTATTGCCTTGCGCTATCGCAACTACTCGAGTAACGGCACCGAG GGCTTTACGAAAGCCTACACCGATATTCTACGCACTGCCTCGGAGCCAGACCACCCCTACGACCCCTTCCGCACGATACTCTCTCACCTCGCCACCACCGAGGCCCCCTCTCCGTTCCTCGTCCACTGCACCGCTGGCAAGGATAGGACCGGTGTCATCTGCGCCCTCATTCTCAGCCTCTGCGGCGTTTCGGACGAGGTCGTGGCTCACGAGTACAGCCTGACGGATATCGGCCTCCAGGACCGCAGAGAAGAGATTGTCAACCACCTCCTCGCCACCGATGCTCTCAAAGGGAATCCCGAGGGCGCCCGGCGCATGATCGGCTCCCC GAAAGAAAGCATGCTTGCGACACTGGCCAAGCTTCGTGAGGATTATGGCTCTGTCGAGGCTTACGTGCAAAACAGATGTCGCTTGTCGGCAGAGGCCGTCAGCCAAATTCGATCCAATCTTACGGTTGATGTCGCCGACGGGTTTCAAGTAGTGGACTGGGTCTCGCACTCTAAGCATTTGCTTTGA
- a CDS encoding Putative nucleobase cation symporter 2 family: MRFTETWNAKIAAGPVGRWFQLEGSGHPRERKGSLFFTELRAGLVAFFAMAYIISVNASIVSASGGTCVCRNEEDPSCLEDTDYLLCVAEINRDIVTATAAISALATFFMGLLANMPVGVAPGMGLNAYFTYSVVGFHGTGDVPYEVALTAIFIEGFVFFGLALLGLRQWLARAIPRCIKLATGVGIGLFLTLIGLTYGEGIGLIVGATETPLELAGCTEDSLLPTGLCPSDQKMRNPRMWIGIFCGGILTVMLMMYRFKGAILAGILLVSIISWPRGTAVTYFPYDKLGDPRFEFFKKVVDFHPIQRTLNVQDWNVGGYSGAFGLAFITFLYVDILDCTGTLYSMARFANLIDEETQDFEGSSVAYMVDALSISVGAVFGTPPVTAFVESGAGISEGGKTGLTAMSTGLCFFISIFFAPIFASIPPWATGCVLILVGSMMVRAVVEINWRYIGDAIPAFITLALMPFTYSIADGLIGGVCSYILINTLIWVLEKVSGGRIVPHNKHEKDPWTWRVPGGILPPWVRRLFKGKKDFWRAVENTSANNAEPRPLEKTASSEQGGSMNGKARDVGETITPHGDKSS, encoded by the exons ATGAGGTTCACCGAGACTTGGAACGCcaagatcgccgccggcccggTTGGACGGTGGTTCCAGCTCGAAGGCTCCGGCCAT CCCCGCGAGCGCAAGGGATCCCTCTTTTTTACCGAGCTCCGCGCCGGTCTCGTTGCCTTCTTTGCTATGGCCTACATTATCTCCGTCAACGCGTCCATCGTCTCTGCTTCCGGCGGAACCTGCGTCTGTCGCAACGAGGAAGACCCAAGTTGCCTCGAAGACACTGACTATTTACTGTGTGTCGCCGAAATCAACCGCGACATTGTcactgccaccgccgccattTCCGCCTTGGCCACTTTCTTCATGGGACTCCTCGCCAATATGCCTGTCGGTGTCGCCCCGGGCATGGGCTTGAACGCCTACTTCACCTACTCCGTCGTCGGTTTCCACGGAACCGGCGACGTGCCCTATGAAGTCGCTCTGACCGCCATCTTCATTGAgggcttcgtcttcttcggtcttgcccttctcggcTTGCGCCAGTGGCTTGCCCGTGCCATCCCCCGTTGCATCAAACTTGCAACCGGTGTCGGCATCGGCCTGTTCCTTACCCTGATCGGTCTGACCTACGGCGAGGGAATCGGCCTGATCGTTGGTGCCACCGAGACACCCCTCGAGCTGGCTGGTTGTACGGAAGATTCCCTCCTGCCAACTGGCCTGTGTCCATCGGACCAAAAGATGCGCAACCCCAGGATGTGGATCGGCATATTCTGTGGCGGTATTCTAACCGTCATGCTGATGATGTACCGTTTCAAGGGTGCCATCCTCGCCGGTATCCTGCTAGTCAGCATCATCTCCTGGCCCCGAGGCACAGCAGTCACCTACTTCCCATACGACAAACTTGGTGACCCCAGATTTGAGTTCTTCAAGAAGGTTGTCGATTTCCACCCTATCCAAAGGACCCTCAATGTGCAGGACTGGAACGTCGGAGGATACAGCGGCGCCTTTGGTCTCGCTTTTATCACCTTTTTGTACGTCGACATTCTCGACTGCACCGGCACTCTTTACTCCATGGCTCGTTTCGCAaacctcatcgacgaggagaccCAGGACTTTGAGGGCTCGTCCGTCGCCTACATGGTCGATGCTCTCAGCATCTCTGTTGGTGCAGTTTTCGGAACTCCTCCTGTCACGGCCTTTGTCGAGTCTGGAGCTGGCATTTCCGAGGGAGGCAAGACGGGCCTGACCGCCATGTCTACAGGACTCTGCTTCTTCATCTCGATCTTTTTCGCCCCCATCTTCGCCTCCATCCCGCCGTGGGCCACTGGCTGTGTACTGATTCTCGTCGGATCCATGATGGTTCGTGCTGTTGTCGAGATCAACTGGAGATACATAGGTGATGCAATCCCTGCCTTCATCACGTTGGCTCTCATGCCCTTCACATACTCAATCGCCGATGGTCTCATCGGTGGCGTCTGCAGTTACATCCTCATCAATACCCTTATTTGGGTCCTTGAAAAGGTCTCCGGTGGGCGCATCGTTCCCCACAACAAACACGAGAAAGACCCCTGGACCTGGCGCGTCCCTGGCGGTATCTTGCCCCCTTGGGTCCGCCGTCTTTTCAAGGGCAAGAAAGACTTTTGGCGTGCAGTCGAGAACACATCCGCCAACAACGCCGAGCCTAGACCCCTCGAGAAGACAGCCAGCTCCGAGCAGGGGGGTTCAATGAATGGCAAAGCCAGGGACGTTGGTGAGACCATCACTCCACACGGTGACAAATCGTCATAG
- a CDS encoding Putative SH3 domain, BAR domain, AH/BAR domain superfamily, SH3-like domain superfamily protein yields MQSMQRQFGKLMSKSPGDNAKVAAVLHDYEDAERLLGKIIENTKTLRDAWVAMATSQWAIVKEYEGLYDPIVGASEGHARSGTVTPQLQLDRTFKLSGAYSDLKDELIGEVTAIDSQVIRPATEARDYIQPLRKTIKKRENKRLDYEKAQDKVKKLQKKTGRTPKEEAQLSKIEFEMSCASEEFEAADAHLRDALPPIIEAIFTLIPHLLASHVCIQNRLLGLYYTMLHNYCEDQDFPSPPPPMANVVSAWSASFLPVQRELESISCIAHGKNWRQPARVGDDGQSRTSSTSSVSSRNGFSRTPSGMNESAVPLPRVMRIPSATSVNRSAFASDVSPQPSPQSGTTNISRSQLGLPTDFTTATALGHPQGASSVSPVYTSSRTEYFGHEPGPQSNRSNALAKKKPPPPPPAKRFKAPDEYVVAQYDFSGGEGDLSFREGDRIKIVKKTGTDQDWWVGELGGVKGSFPANYCKAI; encoded by the exons ATGCAATCTATGCAAAGGCAGTTTGGCAAGCTCATGAGCAAGAGCCCCGGCGACAATGCCAAAGTCGCCGCTGTCTTACACGACTACGAGGATGCAGAGAGACTGCTGGGCAAG ATCATCGAGAATACGAAGACTCTACGTGATGCTTGGGTAGCCATGGCTACTAGCCAGTGGGCTATCGTGAAGGAGTACGAGGGCCTGTACGACCCAATCGTTGGAGCCTCCGAGGGGCACGCCCGCTCTGGCACCGTGACGCCCCAACTACAGCTTGATCGCACCTTCAAGCTTAGTGGAGCTTATTCCGACCTCAAGGACGAGCTCATCGGAGAAGTGACAGCCATTGATTCGCAGGTCATTCGCCCAGCCACCGAAGCTCGCGATTACATCCAGCCACTTCGCAAAACCATCAAAAAGCGCGAGAACAAACGGCTGGATTACGAAAAGGCCCAGGACAAGGTCAAGAAACTCCAAAAAAAGACAGGAAGGACGCCCAAAGAAGAGGCTCAGCTATCAAAGATCGAATTTGAAATGTCTTGCGCTTCCGAG GAGTTCGAGGCTGCAGACGCTCACCTTCGAGATGCCTTACCTCCTATCATCGAAGCTATATTTACCCTCATTCCTCACTTGCTAGCCTCTCATGTCTGCATCCAAAACAGGCTTCTCGGACTGTACTACACCATGCTTCACAACTACTGCGAGGACCAAGacttcccttctcctccgcctcccaTGGCGAATGTGGTATCCGCTTGGTCTGCATCGTTTCTGCCGGTGCAGAGAGAGTTGGAGTCCATCAGCTGCATAGCGCACGGCAAGAACTGGAGGCAACCTGCCAGGGTAGGCGATGACGGACAGAGTCGAACGTCCTCCACATCGTCAGTGTCTTCGCGCAATGGCTTCTCTCGGACACCATCTGGTATGAATGAAAGCGCAGTACCATTGCCGAGGGTGATGCGAATTCCTTCAGCCACCTCGGTCAACCGATCCGCCTTCGCTTCAGATGTCTCTCCGCAACCAAGTCCGCAATCGGGCACTACCAACATCTCCCGCTCGCAGCTTGGCCTCCCAACTGACTTCACAACCGCCACAGCTCTGGGACATCCTCAAGGCGCTTCCAGCGTATCGCCGGTCTACACAAGCTCACGCACGGAGTACTTTGGACATGAACCGGGTCCTCAATCAAATCGCAGCAATGCcttggcgaagaagaagccaccgccaccgccaccagcGAAGCGCTTCAAGGCTCCTGACGAGTACGTCGTGGCCCAGTACGACTTTtcaggaggggagggagactTGAGTTTTCGTGAGGGAGACAGAATCAAGATTGTCAAGAAGACAGGGACAGACCAGGACTGGTGGgtgggcgagctgggcggcgtAAAGGGTAGTTTTCCTGCCAATTATTGCAAGGCCATCTGA
- a CDS encoding Putative cytidine and deoxycytidylate deaminase domain, cytidine deaminase, translating into MAGTKEIPSPQANMEAPSLSDSPSGPGPTSQGKDKGKRLSSTSKFIQNIFCRLIPSYSPNPKPSSPSTTTPSPTDTTTATSQHSTQPVQQPRLPLISENSEMAAVSVRSSEPAIPLVPIDYVPSPAASENNNNNAATDDDDDDDDDDSNKENQHKASTSAVVAPAAALGRMSVESTSRSRPSASIPQTTLTPLSDRPLHQAFMDQALDMARLALKTNETPVGCVLVNDGSVIARGMNATNVTRNGTRHAEFMALSALLSYRPNNSEEVVDAQLRQQASERSKLDMPDDEADFFPMDDEYVKKGHLYPYGQKLHRAPRVERSILRECILYVTVEPCVMCAGLLRQLGIKKVYFGAVNDKFGGTGGVFSIHKNSTDTRQDPNPVTVLRPLQTSTNACNLPRPASSASGKSVLGNGRPTSQGGDGGNVEPGFEAEGGWGRDEAVNLLRRFYVQENGRAPVPRKKEGRAARLAAMEQAGSDAGTPVAPQSSDGDGDEGSA; encoded by the exons ATGGCAGGTACCAAGGAGATTCCTTCCCCCCAGGCCAATATGGAGGCGCCCTCCCTTTCAGACTCGCCCTCGGGACCTGGGCCTACATCTCAAGGGAAAGATAAAGGCAAGCGGCTTTCCTCGACAAGCAAGTTCATACAAAACATATTCTGCCGGCTCATCCCCTCTTATTCTCCTAACCCCAAACCCTCTTCACCCTCTACCACGACGCCATCACCAACGGATACCACAACGGCAACATCGCAACATTCGACTCAACCAGTTCAGCAACCGCGATTGCCACTTATATCGGAAAATTCAGAGATGGCAGCAGTTTCCGTTCGATCCAGCGAGCCCGCTATTCCCTTGGTCCCTATTGACTATGTTCCTTCTCCAGCGGCTTCggaaaacaacaacaacaacgccgccaccgacgacgacgacgacgacgacgacgacgacagcaacaAGGAGAACCAGCACAAAGCTTCCACCTCTGCGGTAGTTGCCCCGGCTGCAGCTCTGGGCCGGATGAGCGTCGAGTCCACATCTCGATCACGACCATCGGCCTCTATTCCACAAACAACTCTGACGCCGCTGAGCGACAGACCTTTGCACCAAGCCTTCATGGACCAAGCCTTAGACATG GCTCGCCTCGCTCTGAAAACCAACGAAACGCCAGTAGGCTGTGTTCTTGTCAATGACGGATCTGTCATCGCGAGAGGCATGAATGCCACCAACGTAACTCGGAATGGTACCCGACATGCCGAGTTCATGGCATTGTCCGCCTTGCTGTCTTACCGACCCAACAATAGTGAAGAGGTCGTCGATGCTCAGCTTCGCCAGCAAGCCAGCGAACGGTCTAAGCTTGATATGCCAGACGATGAGGCGGACTTCTTCCCCATGGACGACGAGTACGTTAAAAAGGGTCATCTGTACCCCTACGGACAAAAACTCCACCGTGCCCCACGAGTTGAACGCTCCATTTTGAGAGAATGTATTCTTTACGTTACGGTCGAACCTTGCGTCATGTGCGCTGGTCTTCTTCGACAACTCGGCATCAAGAAGGTCTACTTTGGCGCCGTCAACGACAAATTTGGCGGCACCGGTGGTGTTTTTAGCATCCATAAGAATTCAACGGACACTCGCCAAGACCCAAATCCCGTCACTGTTCTCAGGCCCCTTCAGACTTCCACCAACGCCTGCAACCTGCCTCggccggccagctcggcATCCGGTAAGAGCGTGTTGGGCAATGGTCGACCAACGAGCCAGGGAGGTGATGGCGGTAATGTCGAGCCGGGCTTCGAGGCAGAAGGTGGCTGGGGTCGGGATGAAGCCGTCAATCTTCTCCGACGGTTCTATGTGCAGGAGAATGGCCGAG CACCGGTGCCGCGGAAGAAGGAGGGTCGCGCTGCTAGACTTGCCGCCATGGAGCAGGCTGGAAGTGACGCTGGGACGCCGGTGGCCCCCCAGTCTtcagacggcgacggcgatgagggcaGCGCTTGA